Proteins encoded by one window of Lactobacillus sp. ESL0684:
- a CDS encoding helveticin J family class III bacteriocin, translating to MQEKFPNVSLLKDLSGAYKVVIQNGNVTQNNIYALQLRNSQTDTYVICGSRATGIFNKTPALILHGDKTKGYNAGGHTQTWEYANKPESWFVGTKPNNANWNTQIARVKFPSSGTTHIYYNTDMPRLSYLNRAGKEFGINYLGKNMKRVEAAVSPNYVYMLIASVDTTGTGYFSIYNLAEVNNFLDKAANNPKPIPDVPIMDLSCQSAFKIDNFVNILGNLQHDPKGGSIQGYDIDDNLNIYISSEKSPKQGNLKQLPRKIVKIPWGITDTAQWEFADLDSENMDILGYISEFESIQVIDANTLYLTVSYHKKAKDFETGKRLRTTKQRIYQIDWY from the coding sequence ATGCAGGAAAAATTCCCTAATGTATCATTATTAAAAGATCTATCTGGTGCTTACAAAGTTGTAATTCAAAATGGTAACGTAACGCAGAATAATATTTATGCTTTGCAACTTCGTAATAGCCAAACTGATACATATGTAATTTGTGGTTCTAGAGCAACAGGTATTTTTAATAAAACGCCAGCATTAATTTTACATGGTGATAAAACTAAGGGATATAATGCTGGTGGTCATACACAAACTTGGGAATATGCTAATAAGCCAGAATCATGGTTTGTAGGTACCAAACCTAACAATGCAAACTGGAATACCCAAATTGCTCGTGTTAAATTTCCATCATCTGGTACTACACATATTTATTACAATACAGATATGCCAAGATTGTCGTACCTTAATCGTGCAGGTAAAGAATTTGGCATCAATTATCTGGGTAAAAATATGAAACGTGTTGAGGCGGCTGTTTCACCTAATTATGTCTATATGCTTATTGCAAGCGTAGATACTACAGGTACTGGATACTTTTCTATTTATAATTTAGCAGAAGTTAACAATTTTCTTGACAAGGCAGCAAATAATCCCAAGCCTATTCCTGATGTACCAATTATGGACTTATCATGTCAATCTGCGTTTAAAATTGATAACTTTGTCAATATTTTAGGTAATCTTCAACATGATCCAAAAGGTGGTTCAATTCAAGGTTATGATATAGATGATAACCTTAATATCTATATTTCTAGTGAAAAATCTCCTAAACAGGGTAATCTAAAACAGTTGCCAAGAAAAATTGTCAAAATTCCTTGGGGTATTACTGATACAGCCCAATGGGAATTTGCTGATCTTGATAGCGAGAACATGGATATACTTGGGTACATTTCTGAATTTGAAAGTATCCAAGTTATTGATGCAAATACTCTGTACTTAACAGTATCGTATCATAAAAAGGCTAAGGACTTTGAAACAGGTAAACGTCTAAGAACAACTAAGCAGCGTATTTATCAAATTGACTGGTACTAA